TATTGCCGAAGGCCATGTGGTGGATGAGATCGTCACTGAAGGCGGAGAGCGGCATTGCGATCTCATCGTCATGGGCTACCACGCCCGCGGAAAGATCGAAGGCGCCGTGCTGGGCAGCACCAGCCAGCGGCTGTTGCGCAAAAGCGGGATACCCGTTTTTCTGATACGGATGAATGCATAGAAATCAATGGAGGTTGTCACATGAAAGCATTTCAGTTTAAAGCGTGGCTGCAACCGGCTGAACTGGTGGATGTACCGGTTCCCGAGCCAAAGCCCGGAGAAGTGCTGGTCCGCATTGGCGGGGCCGGTGTTTGCCACTCCGATTTACACGTCATGCACCACTGGACACCGGACGTTCGGCCCGAGGTGGCGGACTGGCCGTTGCCCTTCACCCTGGGCCATGAAAACGCCGGCTGGATCGAGGGCGGTGACAACGGTGAGCTCGAGCAGGGTACGCCCGTTGTCATTCAACCCCTGTGGAACTGCGGTGTGTGCCGCGCGTGTCGGCAGGGAGACACCAATGCCTGCGAGGCGGGCCACGAGAAACGCGGATTTTCCGGGGGGCTGGGTCGGGATGGCGGGTTTGCCGAGTATATGGTTGCACCGTCCCACTGTCTGGTCCCGCTAAAGGACCTCGAGCCCTGGAAGGCGGCTGCTCTCACCGACGCCGGGCTGAGCGCCTACCATGCTGTCAAACGCTGTCTGCCGGTGTTGTCCCCGGACGTGGCTGTGGTGGTCATCGGCATCGGCGGTCTGGGTCAGATGGCTGTCCAGTTTCTGAGAGAACTCTGCGGTGCAACCATCATTGCCGTGGATCAGGATGAAAAAGCCCTTGATCGGGCCGCGTCAATGGGGGCCGACCGCTGCCTTTTGTCGGCCGACGGTACCGCCGGGGAGATAATGGCGGCAACCAACGGGATCGGCGCCATGGCGGCCGTCGATTTCGTGGGTTTGGACACCACCATGGCGCTGACTGCTGCCGTGGTCCGTAAAAACGGCCGCATCGCCATTGTCGGACTGGGCGGCGGAACCTTTCCGTTTCGGTTCGGTGCGCTGCCGTATGGCTGCTCCATGGTGACCACCATGGGCGGAACTACACCGGAACTGGCCGAAGTCGTGGCACTGGCTGAATCAGGGCGCGTGCAGCCGCATGTTGAGAAGTACCCACTCGATCAGGCCGTGGACGTGTACGACAGGCTGAAAAACAACCAAATCACCGGCAGGGCGGTGCTGATACCGTAGATGCAGGCCAAAGCACACAGGAGGAAAAACAAATGGGATATGTAGAACTGGACATGGACCTGAGCAAGGAAGTTGTGGCCATGCTCAAAGAGGTCAAGAAGTTTGCCATGGACGTGGTCCGGCCGGCCGGTATCGATCTCGACCGGCTGCAGGATCCGGCCGATGTTTCCGCGCCCGGATCGGTTTTGTGGGACGTGCATCGAGCCTTCCGAGAGCTCAACCTGCACCAGATCGGTATACCCGCCGAACTGGGCGGCAT
This is a stretch of genomic DNA from Deltaproteobacteria bacterium. It encodes these proteins:
- a CDS encoding NAD(P)-dependent alcohol dehydrogenase, which translates into the protein MKAFQFKAWLQPAELVDVPVPEPKPGEVLVRIGGAGVCHSDLHVMHHWTPDVRPEVADWPLPFTLGHENAGWIEGGDNGELEQGTPVVIQPLWNCGVCRACRQGDTNACEAGHEKRGFSGGLGRDGGFAEYMVAPSHCLVPLKDLEPWKAAALTDAGLSAYHAVKRCLPVLSPDVAVVVIGIGGLGQMAVQFLRELCGATIIAVDQDEKALDRAASMGADRCLLSADGTAGEIMAATNGIGAMAAVDFVGLDTTMALTAAVVRKNGRIAIVGLGGGTFPFRFGALPYGCSMVTTMGGTTPELAEVVALAESGRVQPHVEKYPLDQAVDVYDRLKNNQITGRAVLIP